The following coding sequences lie in one Saimiri boliviensis isolate mSaiBol1 chromosome 6, mSaiBol1.pri, whole genome shotgun sequence genomic window:
- the SELENOH gene encoding selenoprotein H — protein MASRGRKRKAEAAVVATTEKREKLANGGEGVEEATIVIEHCTSURVYGRNAAALSQALRLEAPELPVKVNPAKPRRGSFEVTLLRPDGSSAELWTGIKKGPPRKLKFPEPQEVVEELKKYLS, from the exons ATGGCTTCCCGCGGGAGGAAGCGGAAGGCTGAGGCCGCGGTGGTCGCCACGACCGAGAAGCGAGAGAAGCTGGCGAACGGCGGGGAAGGAGTGGAGGAGGCGACCATTGTTATTGAGCATTG CACTAGCTGACGCGTTTATGGGCGAAACGCCGCGGCCCTGAGCCAGGCGCTGCGCCTGGAGGCCCCAGAACTTCCAGTAAAGGTGAACCCAGCCAAGCCCCGGAGGGGCAGCTTCGAGGTGACGCTGCTGCGCCCGGACGGCAGCA GTGCGGAGCTCTGGACTGGGATTAAGAAGGGGCCCCCGCGCAAACTCAAATTCCCTGAGCCTCAAGAGGTGGTGGAAGAGTTGAAGAAGTACCTGTCGTAG